The Mycobacteriales bacterium genome window below encodes:
- a CDS encoding helix-turn-helix domain-containing protein, producing MALGTDYALQDCSLARALEVLGERWSLLIVRDAFYGVRRFNDFLTHLDIPRAVLTARLASLTEAGVLRRTPYQQAPVRYDYVLTDAGRELWPAVHGLARWGERHATTSGPSRTFHHAVCGTRLDMSSACPACGRVVAVEDIEMRPAAGHKRAVRDDAVARSLRAPHRLLQPVGAAAPADA from the coding sequence ATGGCGCTGGGAACCGATTACGCACTGCAGGACTGCTCGCTGGCGCGCGCTCTCGAGGTCCTGGGGGAGCGGTGGAGCCTGCTGATCGTCCGGGACGCCTTCTACGGCGTACGCCGGTTCAACGACTTCCTCACCCACCTCGACATTCCGCGGGCGGTGCTCACCGCGCGGCTGGCGTCGCTCACCGAGGCCGGGGTGCTGCGCCGGACGCCGTACCAGCAAGCGCCGGTGCGATATGACTACGTGCTCACCGATGCCGGACGGGAGCTGTGGCCGGCCGTGCACGGGCTCGCCCGCTGGGGCGAGCGGCACGCCACGACGAGCGGCCCGTCGCGCACCTTCCACCACGCTGTCTGCGGCACCCGGCTCGACATGAGCAGCGCGTGCCCGGCCTGCGGTCGGGTGGTGGCGGTCGAGGACATCGAGATGCGGCCGGCCGCCGGCCACAAACGCGCGGTCCGCGATGACGCGGTCGCTCGTTCGCTGCGGGCGCCGCACCGGCTGCTGCAGCCGGTCGGAGCGGCGGCACCGGCCGACGCCTAG
- a CDS encoding MFS transporter has protein sequence MTAQPTTTGSQLSEPAASGFDAQIGPDQPFAGSRATLIAVSLGTLVALMTFTAPTTTLAATAAGLHAGSVAQIWMFTGTPVGLAALLLTAGSLADARGRRRVFGAGAVLLAMSSVLAAAAPDTAAFLAGRVLQGVASAALLTAGLGLIAAAYPAGLHRIRATGIWGAMVGAGIALGPVYAAVLSDAAGWRAIYWGLAILSGVVLALVVGGVPESRAPHPRALDIYGAVVLGIGIACLVAGFGEGRDGWARWPVVVLVLAGLTMTALFWRIEKYVAEPMLDPTLLRNSAFLAACTGAFVTGLAVVSLMSFVPTLLQVTIGMTPLDTGLILAVWSGLSVVSALQTRRLAGRLPAAGLVAAGLLLTGLGEVALYGLRAGGGFAHLVPGLAVAGIGTGVVNAALAQLSVSSVPAGRAAMGSGANNTARYVGSALGVAVVVSVSTAADPGSSTAQAFAAGGNHAALLTAALCVVGAAVVLLLHRRDGSTVTP, from the coding sequence ATGACCGCACAGCCGACGACCACCGGAAGCCAGCTGTCCGAGCCCGCCGCAAGTGGCTTCGATGCGCAGATCGGCCCGGACCAGCCATTCGCCGGCTCCCGGGCCACCCTGATCGCCGTGAGCCTCGGCACCCTGGTGGCGCTGATGACCTTCACCGCACCGACCACCACGCTCGCGGCCACCGCCGCCGGACTGCACGCCGGTTCCGTCGCGCAGATCTGGATGTTCACGGGTACGCCGGTCGGCCTTGCCGCATTGCTGCTCACCGCCGGGAGCCTGGCCGACGCGCGCGGCCGGCGGCGGGTGTTCGGCGCCGGCGCGGTGCTCCTCGCGATGTCCTCCGTGCTGGCGGCGGCCGCTCCGGACACTGCGGCATTCCTTGCCGGTCGGGTCCTGCAGGGCGTCGCGAGCGCGGCGCTGCTGACCGCCGGACTCGGCCTGATCGCGGCCGCGTATCCGGCCGGTCTGCACCGGATCCGCGCCACCGGCATCTGGGGCGCGATGGTCGGCGCGGGCATCGCCCTCGGCCCGGTCTACGCAGCGGTGCTGTCCGACGCTGCAGGCTGGCGCGCGATCTACTGGGGCCTGGCGATCCTGTCCGGCGTGGTGCTGGCGTTGGTCGTCGGCGGCGTACCCGAGTCACGCGCCCCGCACCCGCGTGCCCTGGACATCTACGGTGCGGTCGTGCTCGGCATCGGGATCGCCTGCCTGGTCGCGGGTTTCGGCGAGGGACGCGACGGCTGGGCCCGGTGGCCGGTCGTCGTACTGGTGCTCGCCGGGCTGACCATGACCGCGCTCTTCTGGCGGATCGAGAAGTACGTCGCCGAACCGATGCTCGACCCGACGTTGCTGCGCAACAGCGCGTTCCTCGCCGCGTGCACCGGGGCCTTCGTGACGGGGCTCGCGGTCGTCTCACTGATGAGCTTCGTGCCCACGCTGCTGCAGGTGACGATCGGCATGACCCCGCTGGACACCGGCCTGATCCTCGCGGTCTGGTCCGGACTTTCGGTGGTGTCCGCCCTGCAGACCCGGCGACTGGCCGGCCGGCTGCCGGCCGCGGGCCTGGTCGCCGCCGGTCTGCTGCTCACCGGACTCGGCGAGGTCGCGCTCTACGGACTGCGCGCCGGCGGCGGGTTCGCCCACCTGGTGCCGGGTCTGGCGGTCGCAGGCATCGGCACCGGGGTGGTGAACGCGGCCCTCGCCCAACTTTCCGTGAGCAGCGTCCCCGCAGGCCGCGCGGCGATGGGCTCCGGCGCCAACAACACCGCCCGCTACGTCGGTTCGGCCCTCGGTGTCGCCGTGGTCGTGTCGGTGAGTACGGCTGCCGACCCGGGATCGTCTACGGCACAGGCGTTCGCCGCGGGCGGGAATCATGCCGCGCTGCTGACCGCGGCGCTCTGCGTCGTCGGCGCCGCGGTCGTCCTACTCCTGCACCGTCGGGACGGCTCGACCGTTACGCCGTGA